A genomic window from Solanum dulcamara chromosome 11, daSolDulc1.2, whole genome shotgun sequence includes:
- the LOC129874538 gene encoding pollen allergen Sal k 5.0101-like: protein MGKSTIIFIASAICLFSLLGITQATEESDNYQFIVEGIVYCDPCRSIFKTNLSEPIADARVGMQCRHPETEQVTMTVTASTNSTGYYHMLIEGDHENEICETYLIKSPKEDCSEIPSEGYTRESSRVTLTSNNGIAGKNRESNALFFLTRKVAPECQQEFKEMEYLPELKDINQA from the exons atgggAAAATCAACAATAATCTTTATTGCTAGTGCTATTTGCTTGTTCTCCCTATTAGGGATTACTCAAGCCACTGAAGAATCTGATAATTATCAATTTATTGTTGAAGGAATTGTGTATTGTGATCCTTGTCGTTCAATATTCAAAACCAACCTTAGTGAGCCCATTGCag ATGCGAGAGTGGGGATGCAATGCCGACACCCTGAAACTGAACAAGTCACAATGACTGTGACTGCCTCGACTAACTCCACTGGATATTATCACATGTTGATAGAAGGAGATCACGAGAACGAAATCTGTGAGACATATTTGATAAAAAGTCCAAAAGAAGATTGCAGTGAGATCCCAAGTGAAGGATATACCAGGGAATCATCAAGAGTTACACTGACTAGCAACAATGGCATTGCTGGAAAGAATCGTGAATCCAATGCTCTCTTTTTCTTGACCAGAAAAGTTGCACCAGAATGTCAACAAGAATTCAAGGAGATGGAATATCTCCCTGAACTTAAAGATATTAACCAGGCCTGA